One Purpureocillium takamizusanense chromosome 1, complete sequence genomic window carries:
- a CDS encoding uncharacterized protein (EggNog:ENOG503NZFK~TransMembrane:4 (i36-56o62-79i122-141o147-164i)~COG:U~BUSCO:EOG09265ANI): MDAPEPDQTPFASVTAHTSKIQRHYQALLDRSTPFVLYRWVGTGVALLLFFLRIFVAQGWYIVAYALGIYLLNLFLAFLQPKFDPSNDALDNEMEDGSVGTLPTKQDEEFKPFIRRLPEFKFWYWATRAVTISFFCTFFEIFNVPVFWPVLVMYWLILFVLTMRKQIQHMIKYRYVPFTVGKKSYRKDNS, translated from the exons ATGGACGCGCCGGAGCCCGACCAGACCCCCTTCGCCAGCGTCACGGCGCACACGTCCAAGATTCAAAGA CATTACCAAGCTCTCCTGGATCGGTCGACGCCCTTTGTGCTGTACCGATGggtcggcaccggcgtcgcactgctcctcttcttcctgcgCATCTTCGTTGCTCAGGGGTGGTATATCG TCGCCTACGCTCTGGGCATCTACTTGCTCAacctcttcctcgccttcCTCCAACCCAAGTTCGATCCTTCCAACGATGCGCTCGACAACGAGATGGAGGATGGCTCAGTCGGCACCCTCCCGACGAAGCAGGACGAGGAGTTCAAGCCCTTTAttcgccgcctccccgagTTCAAGTTCTGGTACTGGGCCACGCGCGCTGTTAccatctccttcttctgcaCATTTTTTGAGATCTTCAATGTGCCCGTCTTCTGGCCCGTCCTGGTCATGTACTGGCTGATACTTTTTGTTCTGACGA TGCGAAAGCAGATTCAGCACATGATCAAGTACCGCTACGTTCCCTTTACCGTTGGCAAGAAGAGCTACCGCAAGGATAACTCGTAA